In Candidatus Eisenbacteria bacterium, one DNA window encodes the following:
- the nifJ gene encoding pyruvate:ferredoxin (flavodoxin) oxidoreductase: MPSRRSLTVDGNEAVASVAHRINEVIAIYPITPSSPMGELSDEWSAHRRTNVWGTVPDVMEMQSEAGAAGAVHGALQAGALTTTFTSAQGLLLMIPNMYKIGGELTGFAMHVAARTLATHALSIFGDHSDVMACRQTGFALLASGSIQEIHDFACIAQAASLRSRIPFLHFFDGFRSSHELSKIEELSDDDLRAMITDDLVKSHRERALTPDRPVIRGTAQNPDSFFQTREACTPFFNACPGFVQAEMDRFAKLTGRSYRLFDYVGHPDAERVVILMASGAETAHETVDWMLAKGEKVGIVKVRLYRPFDIKAFLAALPKSARAIAVLDRTKEPGAIGDPLHLDVLAALREARDGACTPFAKDPIVVGGRYGLSSKEFTPSMVKAVFDELAKEKPKNHFTVGIVDDLSHSSIPFDPDFDIERDAVVRAVFFGLGADGTVGANKNSIKIIGEETLNFAQGYFVYDSKKAGAVTVSHLRFGPQPIRSTYLIKRANFVACHQAIFLDRYEMLDYAAPGAVFLLNAPFGPDEVWEQLPRETQELMIAKKIKFYVIDAYKVARETGMGNRINSVMQTCFFAISGVLPREEAIARIKEAIEKTYGKRGMEVVRRNFEAVDSTLQNLHEVHYPSMATATRTRPPIMPPEAPDFVKNVSAVLFANKGDGLPVSVFPADGTWPTGTTQWEKRNLALDIPVWDPAICIQCNKCALICPHAAIRPKVYEPGLLAKAPAAFKSTDYRGAEFKGMKYTIQVAPEDCTGCTLCAVVCPAKDKANPRHKALDMAPQMPLRVQERGNYAFFLDLPDIDRTKVKVDHKGSQFFQPLFEYSGACAGCGETPYVKLLTQLFGDRALIANATGCSSIYGGNLPTTPYTVNRDGRGPAWANSLFEDNGEFGFGFRLAIDMHNKQAREMVQALAGRIGDTLVKGILEADQSTEGGIAEQRERVAALRQALAKIQDPQARRLELLADYLVKKSVWAVGGDGWAYDIGYGGLDHVFAMNRDVNILVLDTEVYSNTGGQQSKATPLGAAAKFAVAGRSLPKKDLGMMAMSYNSVYVARVAIGAKDTQTVQAFRDADAYPGTSLIIAYSPCIAHGYDLSFGPEQQKLAVDSGLWPLYRFDPRRIEEGKPPFVLDSGPPKAKIKSFVEKETRFRMVEKLDPKRFARLMEMAQMEAARHFALYQQLAGISYPVGDGTDTPDNARPQE, translated from the coding sequence ATGCCCAGCAGGCGTTCGCTCACGGTGGATGGGAACGAGGCGGTCGCGTCGGTCGCCCACAGGATCAACGAGGTCATCGCCATCTACCCGATCACTCCTTCTTCGCCCATGGGAGAGCTGTCCGACGAGTGGTCCGCGCACCGGAGGACCAACGTCTGGGGCACGGTTCCCGATGTCATGGAGATGCAATCGGAGGCGGGCGCGGCGGGGGCGGTGCACGGCGCCCTCCAGGCCGGCGCCCTGACGACCACATTCACCTCGGCGCAGGGGCTGCTCCTCATGATCCCGAATATGTACAAGATCGGGGGGGAGCTGACCGGATTCGCGATGCACGTCGCGGCCCGCACTCTCGCCACGCACGCGCTCTCGATCTTCGGGGATCACTCGGATGTCATGGCGTGCCGCCAGACAGGATTCGCCCTTCTCGCGTCGGGCTCGATCCAGGAGATCCACGACTTCGCCTGCATCGCGCAGGCGGCGAGCCTGAGGTCGCGGATTCCCTTCCTACACTTCTTCGATGGGTTCCGCTCCTCGCACGAGCTGTCGAAGATCGAGGAGCTCTCCGACGACGACCTTCGCGCCATGATCACCGATGATCTCGTGAAGAGCCACAGGGAGCGGGCGCTGACGCCCGATCGGCCCGTCATCCGGGGGACCGCCCAGAATCCCGACTCGTTCTTCCAGACGCGGGAGGCCTGCACCCCCTTCTTCAATGCCTGTCCCGGGTTCGTCCAGGCGGAGATGGACAGGTTCGCGAAGCTGACGGGGCGCTCCTACCGCCTCTTCGACTACGTCGGGCACCCCGACGCGGAGCGAGTGGTCATCCTCATGGCCTCTGGAGCGGAGACCGCCCACGAGACGGTCGATTGGATGCTCGCAAAGGGAGAGAAGGTCGGAATCGTCAAGGTCCGTCTCTACCGCCCCTTCGACATCAAGGCCTTCCTCGCGGCCCTGCCCAAGTCCGCGCGGGCGATCGCGGTCCTCGATCGGACCAAGGAGCCGGGCGCCATCGGCGACCCGCTTCACCTGGACGTCCTGGCCGCCCTGCGCGAGGCGCGCGACGGGGCCTGCACGCCGTTCGCGAAGGATCCGATCGTCGTCGGCGGGCGCTACGGACTCTCTTCGAAGGAGTTCACGCCGTCGATGGTGAAGGCGGTCTTCGACGAGCTTGCGAAGGAGAAGCCCAAGAACCACTTCACGGTCGGTATCGTCGATGACCTGTCCCACTCGTCAATCCCGTTCGATCCGGATTTCGACATCGAGAGGGACGCGGTCGTGCGGGCCGTCTTCTTTGGACTGGGCGCCGACGGAACGGTCGGCGCAAACAAGAACTCGATCAAGATCATCGGCGAGGAGACGCTCAACTTTGCCCAGGGATACTTCGTCTACGACTCGAAGAAGGCGGGCGCGGTCACGGTCTCGCACCTGAGGTTCGGCCCGCAGCCGATCCGCTCGACCTATCTCATCAAGCGCGCCAACTTCGTCGCCTGCCATCAGGCGATCTTCCTCGATCGCTACGAGATGCTCGACTACGCGGCGCCGGGAGCGGTGTTCCTGCTGAACGCCCCGTTCGGTCCGGACGAGGTCTGGGAGCAGCTCCCGCGCGAGACGCAAGAACTCATGATCGCGAAAAAGATCAAGTTCTACGTCATCGACGCGTACAAGGTCGCCAGGGAGACGGGCATGGGGAACAGGATCAACAGCGTCATGCAGACCTGCTTCTTCGCGATCTCGGGCGTGTTACCACGGGAAGAGGCGATCGCGAGGATCAAGGAGGCGATCGAGAAGACCTACGGCAAGAGGGGCATGGAAGTGGTCCGCCGCAACTTCGAGGCGGTCGACAGCACGCTCCAGAATCTGCACGAAGTCCACTACCCGAGCATGGCGACGGCGACGAGGACGCGGCCGCCTATCATGCCGCCCGAGGCGCCCGACTTCGTGAAGAATGTGAGCGCGGTTCTCTTCGCGAACAAGGGCGATGGCCTTCCCGTCAGCGTTTTCCCCGCGGATGGGACCTGGCCGACCGGGACGACCCAGTGGGAGAAGCGGAACCTCGCGCTCGACATCCCCGTCTGGGACCCGGCGATCTGCATCCAGTGCAACAAGTGCGCGCTCATCTGCCCGCACGCGGCCATACGCCCGAAGGTGTACGAGCCCGGCCTTCTGGCAAAGGCCCCCGCGGCCTTCAAGTCGACCGACTACCGAGGCGCCGAGTTCAAGGGGATGAAGTACACGATCCAGGTCGCTCCGGAGGACTGCACCGGGTGCACGCTCTGTGCGGTAGTCTGTCCCGCGAAGGACAAGGCCAACCCTCGGCACAAGGCGCTCGACATGGCGCCACAGATGCCGCTCCGCGTCCAGGAGCGGGGGAACTACGCCTTCTTCCTCGACCTGCCCGACATCGATCGGACGAAGGTCAAGGTCGACCACAAAGGATCGCAGTTCTTCCAGCCGCTCTTCGAGTACTCGGGGGCGTGCGCCGGCTGCGGCGAGACCCCCTACGTGAAGCTGCTGACGCAGCTCTTCGGAGACCGGGCGCTGATCGCCAACGCGACGGGCTGCTCCTCGATCTACGGGGGGAACCTTCCGACGACTCCCTACACCGTCAACAGGGATGGACGGGGACCGGCATGGGCGAACTCGCTCTTCGAGGACAACGGAGAGTTCGGCTTCGGCTTCCGCCTGGCCATCGACATGCACAACAAGCAGGCGCGCGAGATGGTGCAGGCGCTGGCGGGTCGGATCGGGGACACCCTGGTGAAGGGGATCCTTGAAGCCGACCAGAGCACCGAGGGGGGAATCGCGGAGCAACGCGAGAGGGTCGCCGCTCTGCGCCAGGCCCTGGCCAAGATCCAGGATCCGCAAGCGCGGCGGCTCGAGCTTCTGGCCGACTACCTCGTGAAGAAGAGCGTCTGGGCCGTCGGCGGGGATGGATGGGCTTACGACATCGGCTACGGCGGGCTCGATCACGTCTTCGCGATGAACCGCGATGTCAACATCCTGGTCCTCGACACGGAAGTCTACTCGAACACGGGCGGCCAGCAGTCGAAGGCGACCCCGCTGGGCGCCGCCGCGAAGTTCGCCGTCGCAGGGCGGTCGCTCCCCAAGAAAGACCTGGGGATGATGGCGATGTCCTACAACAGCGTCTACGTAGCCAGGGTGGCGATCGGAGCGAAGGACACGCAGACCGTCCAGGCGTTCCGCGATGCGGATGCCTATCCGGGGACGTCGCTCATCATCGCCTACTCCCCCTGCATCGCTCACGGCTACGACCTTTCCTTCGGACCGGAGCAGCAGAAGCTCGCCGTCGATTCGGGACTCTGGCCGCTCTACCGATTCGACCCGCGGCGCATCGAGGAGGGGAAGCCTCCCTTCGTCCTCGACTCGGGGCCGCCCAAGGCCAAGATCAAGAGCTTCGTGGAGAAGGAAACGCGCTTCAGGATGGTGGAGAAGCTCGATCCCAAGCGCTTCGCCCGTCTGATGGAGATGGCTCAGATGGAGGCGGCGCGCCACTTCGCACTCTACCAGCAGCTCGCCGGAATCAGCTATCCGGTGGGAGACGGCACAGACACGCCGGACAACGCCAGGCCACAGGAGTAG
- a CDS encoding dihydroorotate dehydrogenase-like protein, giving the protein MDLSTKYLGLDLAHPLMPGAAPFVADLDTVRELEDAGASAIVMNSLFEEQIVAEQLAQHRAVDAHAESFAEAASYFPKPMEYSLGPEEYLGQLRKIKESVKVPVIASLNGTTKGGWLDYARLMQEAGADALELNIYYLATDPSETSSQVEDREVDIVRELKKSIRVPIAVKLSPFYSSLPNFASRVVGAGADGLVLFNRFYQPDINVEELEVERSLNLSDSNELLVRLRWLAILSGNVNASLAVTGGVHTTSDAIKAIMTGADAVQLVSSLFLKGMGHLKTMREGLERWLEEHEYESLSQMRGSMNLLRCPDPESYERANYMHILQSWRAGD; this is encoded by the coding sequence ATGGACCTCTCGACGAAGTACCTTGGACTGGACCTTGCGCACCCATTGATGCCCGGAGCCGCCCCGTTCGTGGCCGACCTCGACACTGTGCGGGAGCTGGAGGACGCCGGCGCGTCGGCCATCGTGATGAACTCGCTCTTCGAGGAGCAGATTGTGGCCGAGCAACTCGCTCAGCATCGGGCGGTCGACGCGCACGCCGAGTCGTTCGCCGAGGCGGCATCCTATTTTCCCAAGCCGATGGAGTACAGCCTGGGTCCGGAGGAGTACCTTGGGCAGCTCCGGAAGATCAAGGAGAGTGTCAAGGTTCCCGTCATTGCCTCTCTCAATGGAACGACGAAGGGCGGATGGCTCGACTATGCGCGCCTGATGCAAGAGGCGGGAGCGGACGCGCTCGAGTTGAACATCTACTACCTTGCGACCGATCCGAGCGAGACGAGCAGCCAGGTGGAGGATCGGGAGGTCGACATCGTCCGCGAGCTGAAAAAGAGCATACGGGTGCCGATCGCTGTCAAGCTCTCCCCCTTCTACTCGTCCCTGCCGAACTTCGCATCTAGAGTGGTCGGCGCGGGGGCCGATGGCCTGGTTCTCTTCAACCGGTTCTATCAGCCCGATATCAATGTGGAGGAGCTGGAGGTCGAGCGATCCCTCAACCTCTCCGACTCGAACGAGCTTCTAGTCCGGCTGCGGTGGCTCGCCATTCTCTCGGGAAACGTGAACGCCTCTCTCGCTGTGACCGGGGGAGTGCACACGACCTCGGACGCGATCAAGGCGATCATGACGGGGGCGGACGCGGTGCAGCTCGTGTCGTCCCTCTTCCTGAAGGGCATGGGGCATCTGAAGACGATGCGCGAGGGGCTGGAGAGGTGGCTCGAGGAGCACGAGTACGAGTCCCTGAGCCAGATGCGTGGGAGCATGAACCTCCTGCGCTGCCCCGATCCTGAGTCGTACGAGCGGGCGAACTACATGCACATACTGCAGTCCTGGAGGGCCGGGGACTAG
- a CDS encoding ORF6N domain-containing protein, translating into MSVSRAIVPAGPITQRILLVRGERVIMDADLAHVYGVPTKRLNEQVRRNGARFPVDFMFRLTAAEKAEVVANCGHLSNLRFSKALPLAFTEHGAIMAASVLNSPRAVELSVFVVRAFVAIRRAIAANKTLSLKIAQLERRLTDHDEQILVLVRAIKELAAPPPASPKRKIGFRP; encoded by the coding sequence ATGTCGGTCTCTCGGGCCATCGTTCCGGCGGGCCCCATCACGCAGAGGATTCTGCTGGTTCGAGGCGAGCGCGTGATCATGGATGCGGACTTGGCTCACGTCTACGGCGTGCCAACCAAGCGGCTCAACGAACAGGTCCGACGAAACGGTGCCCGGTTCCCGGTCGACTTCATGTTCCGGCTGACCGCGGCCGAGAAGGCCGAGGTGGTCGCAAATTGCGGCCACCTCTCTAACCTTCGGTTTTCCAAGGCATTGCCGTTGGCATTCACTGAGCACGGCGCCATCATGGCCGCAAGTGTGCTCAACTCTCCCCGGGCGGTCGAACTCAGCGTATTCGTGGTTCGGGCCTTCGTTGCAATCCGGCGCGCGATTGCCGCCAACAAGACTCTCTCCCTCAAGATCGCTCAGCTCGAGCGGCGTCTGACAGACCATGACGAGCAGATCCTTGTTTTGGTGCGGGCCATCAAGGAGCTGGCGGCTCCGCCTCCTGCGTCGCCGAAGCGAAAGATCGGGTTCAGGCCATGA
- a CDS encoding BrnA antitoxin family protein, which yields MRKEYGFSKAVRNPYAARLKRQVTIRLDAGTIQYFKRLAAETGIAYQTLINLYLRECAATGKRPSLRWQAVS from the coding sequence ATGAGGAAGGAGTATGGCTTTTCCAAGGCGGTGCGGAATCCGTACGCTGCGCGGCTGAAGCGGCAGGTAACAATCCGTCTGGATGCAGGCACCATTCAGTACTTCAAGCGCCTAGCGGCTGAGACCGGCATCGCGTACCAGACGCTCATTAACCTCTATCTGCGCGAGTGCGCGGCGACTGGGAAGAGGCCTTCGCTCCGGTGGCAGGCGGTGAGTTGA
- a CDS encoding GNAT family N-acetyltransferase encodes MNIRRATPDDAEPLAKLHIDSWRAAYRGLVPDGHLDSLDYRLRAQRFRDSLAQNAEESYLAEQNGEILGFVTLGACRDADVDQDTSGEIWGIYLAPGHWRKGIGTSLCRYAERLLRTRGYRSALLWAFAENPQARRFYEAMGFKADGATRTLNPGAALKAVRYRRELGKPK; translated from the coding sequence ATGAACATCCGTCGCGCGACACCGGACGATGCGGAGCCTCTTGCCAAGCTACACATCGATTCGTGGCGTGCCGCGTACCGTGGCCTTGTTCCCGATGGCCATCTCGACAGCCTCGACTACAGGCTGCGTGCGCAGCGCTTCCGGGACTCGCTTGCACAGAATGCAGAGGAAAGCTATCTTGCGGAACAGAACGGAGAGATCCTTGGGTTTGTTACACTCGGTGCCTGTCGCGATGCCGATGTAGACCAGGATACGAGCGGTGAGATCTGGGGCATCTATCTTGCCCCAGGGCATTGGCGGAAGGGGATAGGCACTTCCCTCTGTCGTTATGCGGAACGCCTGCTGAGGACGCGTGGGTATCGGTCTGCACTGCTCTGGGCATTTGCCGAGAACCCGCAGGCAAGGCGGTTCTACGAAGCAATGGGGTTCAAGGCGGATGGCGCGACACGGACACTCAATCCCGGTGCGGCCCTGAAAGCCGTTCGCTATCGGAGAGAACTGGGAAAGCCCAAATAG
- a CDS encoding GNAT family N-acetyltransferase encodes MPAHCAIRRATETDLPACERILRALPEWFGIEAAIVNYVAEIPVMETYVAECAGMNVGFITLKATSAAAIEIHIMAIAQDHHRRGIGRALVEHSERIVRARQIPFLHVKTLGPSRTWEPYERTRAFYGAMGFRPLEENTLWGEANPCLMLVKYIG; translated from the coding sequence ATGCCGGCGCACTGTGCAATACGCCGCGCCACTGAAACCGACCTTCCTGCCTGCGAGCGCATTCTGCGTGCTTTGCCTGAGTGGTTTGGCATTGAGGCAGCGATCGTCAACTACGTTGCCGAGATTCCCGTGATGGAGACCTACGTTGCTGAGTGCGCCGGCATGAATGTGGGCTTCATCACGCTCAAGGCGACCTCGGCGGCCGCCATCGAGATTCATATCATGGCGATTGCCCAGGATCATCACCGTCGGGGGATTGGGCGGGCTCTCGTGGAGCATTCCGAGCGAATCGTTCGCGCCCGGCAGATTCCGTTTCTCCATGTGAAGACCCTGGGACCCTCAAGAACTTGGGAGCCTTACGAGCGGACCCGGGCATTCTATGGAGCCATGGGTTTCAGACCCCTCGAAGAGAACACCCTTTGGGGTGAAGCGAACCCTTGTCTGATGCTCGTCAAGTACATAGGCTGA
- a CDS encoding GrpB family protein — MKRKATWKPPPPIQPVTEEYLGSVTIGEREPLNDQIRLLPYDPNWPSLFSMAAERVAAALSESALLIEHVGSTAVPGLSAKPIVDMILAVADSRDEASYMPPLEAQGFVLRVREPDWHEHRLLVLESEAVGWHLHVFSAGCEEIARMVAFRDRLRTDDGDRSLYAETKKRLATRTWVHVQNYADAKSDIIRQILERAHKDAAQRR, encoded by the coding sequence ATGAAGCGCAAGGCGACCTGGAAGCCTCCGCCACCGATACAGCCTGTCACTGAGGAGTATCTCGGCTCTGTCACAATCGGCGAGCGCGAGCCTCTGAACGACCAGATCCGGCTGCTTCCATACGATCCCAACTGGCCATCGCTGTTCTCCATGGCTGCTGAGCGAGTCGCTGCCGCTCTTTCCGAGAGCGCACTTCTGATCGAGCACGTCGGATCGACTGCCGTCCCGGGTCTCTCGGCCAAGCCCATCGTGGACATGATTCTCGCTGTTGCGGACTCACGTGACGAGGCGTCCTACATGCCTCCACTCGAAGCTCAGGGGTTCGTGCTCCGCGTACGCGAGCCCGATTGGCATGAACACCGTCTCTTGGTCCTCGAGTCGGAAGCGGTGGGTTGGCACCTCCACGTGTTCTCCGCCGGGTGTGAGGAGATCGCCCGCATGGTTGCGTTCCGGGATCGGTTGCGCACGGATGATGGCGACCGGTCACTATACGCGGAAACCAAGAAGAGACTCGCGACTCGCACCTGGGTGCACGTTCAGAACTACGCCGATGCGAAGTCTGACATCATTCGCCAGATCCTGGAACGCGCTCACAAGGATGCCGCGCAACGCCGGTAG
- a CDS encoding class I SAM-dependent methyltransferase, protein MIIRSKRDAFGHALMDHLRGEPVPIVVERDDGYVDVDDTRCYFAPYKSWPIHQRRALRYARGRVLDVGCGAGRHALHLQGRGLSVMGIDSSPLAVSVCRKRGLRQVRALAAEEVPRFRQPFDTILMLGNNLGLFGNRAKGRRLLARFSHITTDGARIIAETLDPYRAGNPVHIKYHQLNRQRGRMPGQIRIRLRYQLYIGAWFDYLFVSREELDAIVEGTRWHVVQILDSQDSRYVAVLEKSS, encoded by the coding sequence GTGATCATTCGCTCTAAACGTGATGCCTTCGGGCATGCCCTCATGGACCATCTCCGAGGCGAGCCGGTTCCCATCGTGGTAGAGAGAGACGATGGCTACGTCGACGTCGACGACACGCGGTGCTACTTCGCCCCCTACAAGAGCTGGCCTATCCACCAGCGACGGGCCTTGCGGTATGCAAGGGGGCGGGTCCTCGATGTCGGGTGTGGCGCCGGGCGTCACGCGCTGCACCTCCAGGGGCGGGGCCTCAGCGTCATGGGCATCGATAGCTCTCCTCTGGCCGTCAGCGTCTGTCGTAAGAGGGGGCTTAGGCAAGTCCGCGCTCTGGCCGCGGAGGAAGTCCCGCGTTTCCGCCAACCGTTCGATACGATCCTGATGCTGGGCAACAACCTCGGCCTCTTCGGCAACCGCGCCAAGGGAAGGCGCCTCCTCGCGCGCTTCTCACACATCACGACTGACGGGGCGCGAATCATAGCGGAGACGCTGGATCCCTACCGTGCCGGGAATCCCGTTCACATCAAGTACCATCAACTGAATCGTCAGAGAGGACGGATGCCGGGGCAGATCAGGATCCGACTGCGGTACCAGCTCTACATAGGCGCATGGTTTGACTACCTGTTCGTGTCCCGAGAGGAACTGGACGCCATTGTCGAGGGCACCCGCTGGCACGTGGTTCAGATCCTGGATTCCCAGGATTCGCGCTATGTTGCTGTTCTGGAGAAGAGCAGCTGA
- a CDS encoding alpha/beta hydrolase translates to MAPVARELARERGVVEPLQAATSLEGQVEELRATVESFAAPRVVMLGYSWGAWLSYIFAARYPALIRKLLLVASGPFDERYVTQLRETRLSRLTDEDRAEWGAINAALGTPAATDADTLLARLGALAFMTDTYDPLVTGDEAAEATSPSGAVFQGVWPTAAAWRRDGTLLALGAHIQCPVVAFHGDYDPHPAEGVREPLSALLRDFRFVLLRHCGHTPWRERQARDAFFHAVRRELE, encoded by the coding sequence ATGGCCCCAGTCGCGCGCGAGCTGGCCCGCGAGCGGGGCGTCGTGGAGCCGCTCCAAGCGGCCACCTCCTTGGAAGGGCAGGTGGAGGAGTTGCGCGCGACCGTGGAGTCCTTCGCGGCGCCACGGGTTGTGATGCTCGGATACTCGTGGGGGGCCTGGCTGAGCTACATCTTCGCGGCGCGGTACCCCGCACTCATCCGTAAACTGCTCCTCGTCGCGAGCGGTCCCTTCGACGAGCGCTATGTGACGCAGCTCCGTGAGACCCGACTGAGTAGGCTAACCGACGAGGACCGCGCCGAGTGGGGTGCCATCAACGCCGCCCTAGGCACCCCCGCCGCCACGGACGCAGATACCCTTCTGGCGCGCCTTGGCGCCTTGGCCTTCATGACCGACACCTATGATCCGCTTGTGACCGGAGATGAAGCTGCGGAGGCGACCAGCCCATCCGGCGCGGTCTTCCAGGGAGTGTGGCCAACGGCCGCGGCGTGGCGCCGAGACGGCACCCTGCTGGCGCTCGGCGCGCACATCCAGTGCCCCGTCGTGGCCTTCCATGGCGATTACGATCCGCATCCGGCGGAAGGCGTCCGGGAGCCTCTGTCCGCGTTGTTGAGGGACTTCCGTTTCGTGCTGCTGCGACACTGTGGGCATACTCCCTGGCGCGAGCGACAGGCGCGTGATGCCTTTTTCCATGCCGTGAGGCGAGAACTGGAGTGA
- a CDS encoding aminopeptidase P family protein produces the protein MSHARIEGLSASLRGSDLDAVILNPGPTLTYLTGLRFHLMERPVVLFLVPGRDPVIVLPELELPKLDHLAFRMQAMAFGETPKAWGDAFRKAVQMLGLDGKRIGVEPRQLRLLEFGYVKAGAPEAEFPDASRVLSASRLKKDQSEVELMRRAVRIAQNALEAAIPLIKIGMTERDLASELVMQLLKNGSDPEFPFAPIVSSGPHSADPHASPTDRKLAVGDILLVDWGAAYGGYMSDLTRTFAIGEVSAEFQKIHRIVQEANAAGRAAGRPGIPCAEVDKAARGVIASSGYGEFFTHRTGHGIGMEAHEEPYMHGDNLQLLEPGMVYTVEPGIYLTGKNGVRIEDDVVVTASGAECLSDMPREIRMVG, from the coding sequence ATGAGCCATGCGCGAATTGAAGGACTGTCCGCTTCCTTGCGGGGCTCGGACCTGGATGCCGTGATCCTGAATCCCGGTCCGACATTGACCTATCTGACCGGGCTTCGCTTCCACTTGATGGAAAGGCCGGTTGTTCTGTTCCTTGTTCCCGGAAGGGACCCTGTGATCGTGCTGCCCGAACTGGAACTGCCGAAGCTCGATCACTTGGCCTTCAGGATGCAGGCAATGGCCTTCGGCGAGACGCCAAAGGCATGGGGGGATGCCTTCCGCAAGGCAGTGCAGATGCTGGGACTGGATGGGAAGCGCATAGGCGTGGAGCCGCGCCAACTGCGCCTGCTGGAGTTCGGTTACGTCAAGGCCGGCGCGCCCGAGGCGGAGTTCCCGGACGCAAGCCGCGTTCTTTCAGCGTCGAGATTGAAGAAGGATCAATCCGAGGTCGAGTTGATGCGCCGTGCCGTGCGCATCGCGCAGAACGCGCTCGAGGCCGCCATCCCGTTGATCAAGATCGGCATGACCGAGCGCGATCTGGCTTCCGAACTGGTAATGCAATTGCTGAAGAACGGCTCCGACCCGGAGTTCCCCTTTGCGCCCATCGTGTCCTCCGGGCCCCACTCCGCCGACCCGCACGCTTCTCCCACCGACCGCAAACTGGCGGTGGGCGACATATTGCTGGTGGACTGGGGCGCGGCATATGGCGGCTACATGTCGGACCTGACCCGCACCTTTGCCATCGGAGAAGTGAGCGCCGAGTTTCAGAAGATCCACAGGATCGTGCAGGAGGCCAACGCCGCGGGACGCGCCGCGGGAAGGCCGGGCATTCCCTGCGCAGAAGTGGACAAGGCCGCGCGCGGCGTGATCGCGTCATCGGGATACGGGGAGTTCTTCACGCACCGCACCGGCCATGGCATCGGCATGGAGGCGCACGAGGAACCATACATGCACGGCGACAACCTGCAGCTGCTTGAACCCGGCATGGTCTACACCGTGGAGCCGGGCATCTACCTGACGGGCAAGAACGGTGTACGCATAGAAGATGACGTCGTAGTCACTGCGAGCGGCGCCGAATGCCTGAGCGACATGCCGCGCGAGATCCGCATGGTTGGATAG
- a CDS encoding TerC family protein, with translation MIYMWTGFLAFVLLMLALDLGVFHRKAHVVTVKEAVAWSAVWIALGLAFAVFVYFAYEGRWFGLGAVADAVDGLRNDGSAAAEKYLTGYVVEKSLSVDNIFVIAMIFGFFAVPSLYQHRVLFWGILGALLMRGAMIALGTKLIAEFHWVLYLFAAFLIATGIKMLFLKTDHIDPNKNVVVRLTRRLFPVTARFHGQHFVVRAGAPASYEAETPGASAAPDEVVEAARPGALLLTPLALALVMIESADLIFAVDSIPAIFAITSDPFLVFTSNVFAILGLRSLYFALAGMVQKFRYLKVALAVVLLVIGVKMLLAEWLKLALGKHFNLYLLAVVLAILAAGVGASMMAARPRGHRQ, from the coding sequence ATGATCTACATGTGGACAGGATTCCTCGCATTCGTCCTTCTGATGCTGGCTCTAGACCTGGGAGTCTTCCATCGCAAGGCCCATGTTGTGACTGTGAAGGAAGCGGTCGCTTGGTCCGCGGTATGGATCGCCTTGGGATTGGCATTCGCCGTATTCGTCTACTTTGCCTATGAGGGTCGATGGTTCGGCCTTGGGGCCGTAGCGGATGCGGTCGATGGTTTGCGGAATGACGGATCGGCGGCAGCCGAAAAGTACCTGACCGGCTATGTCGTGGAGAAGTCCCTCAGCGTCGACAACATCTTCGTGATCGCCATGATCTTCGGCTTCTTCGCGGTGCCGTCGCTCTACCAGCACCGCGTGCTGTTTTGGGGCATCCTCGGCGCGCTGCTCATGCGGGGCGCGATGATCGCCCTCGGTACGAAGCTGATCGCTGAGTTTCACTGGGTCCTGTATCTCTTTGCCGCCTTTCTCATTGCAACCGGCATCAAGATGTTGTTCCTCAAGACGGATCACATCGATCCAAACAAGAATGTGGTGGTCCGGCTGACGCGCCGCTTGTTTCCGGTGACAGCCAGGTTTCATGGGCAGCACTTCGTGGTCCGCGCCGGTGCGCCCGCATCATATGAGGCCGAGACTCCCGGGGCGTCGGCGGCGCCGGACGAGGTCGTCGAGGCGGCTCGACCCGGGGCATTGCTCCTCACCCCCTTGGCTCTCGCTCTCGTCATGATCGAATCAGCGGATCTCATCTTTGCGGTAGACTCAATCCCGGCCATCTTCGCCATTACGAGCGACCCATTCCTGGTCTTCACCAGCAACGTGTTTGCGATTCTAGGTCTCCGGTCGTTGTACTTCGCCTTGGCTGGGATGGTGCAGAAGTTCCGATACTTAAAGGTCGCGCTCGCGGTGGTCCTGCTCGTGATCGGAGTGAAGATGTTGCTTGCCGAATGGCTCAAGCTGGCGCTCGGAAAGCATTTCAACTTGTACCTGCTGGCCGTTGTCCTCGCGATTCTGGCAGCCGGCGTAGGAGCGTCTATGATGGCCGCGCGCCCTCGAGGTCACCGGCAGTGA